One window of Sardina pilchardus chromosome 2, fSarPil1.1, whole genome shotgun sequence genomic DNA carries:
- the LOC134099115 gene encoding N-formyl peptide receptor 2-like produces the protein MRDALCDALCVFVLTSNIIIFILGIVGNGLVIWIIGVKTKRTVNSSWYLSLAASDFLFCTTVPFNGVYMATGHWHFGHFMCKFVSVAFPLNLYSSIFLLLVISVDRCMCVVFPVWTQNHRTLRKSSAIITLVWTVSTLLALPFLFFYTTQTIKDDTMCIDDYTSFSRKIVVFICFVSGLAVPLMVIVICYSIIMLKLRANRTMRSSKPFKVMTAVIITFVMCYLPLFIFQLLSVYHVLYSPTLLKTGIQVTITIAYVNSFMNPILYSFMGQDFRNKCLMSVLSRMENALQEEGCPCQNQALDIGLRVVPNKAP, from the coding sequence ATGCGTGATGCACTGTGtgatgctctgtgtgtttttgtcctgacatcaaacatcatcatcttcattctGGGCATTGTGGGAAATGGCCTTGTCATTTGGATCATTGGCGTAAAGACAAAACGCACGGTCAACTCCTCATGGTACCTGAGCTTGGCAGCGTCTGACTTCTTGTTCTGCACGACTGTCCCTTTCAACGGTGTCTATATGGCAACTGGACACTGGCATTTTGGACATTTCATGTGTAAGTTCGTATCTGTGGCCTTCCCCCTTAACCTGTACAGCAGCATTTTCCTCCTGCTTGTCATCAGTGTGGACCGCTGCATGTGTGTCGTATTTCCTGTGTGGACTCAGAACCACCGGACTCTGAGGAAGTCTTCTGCCATCATCACCCTGGTCTGGACTGTCTCTACACTGCTAGCTCTACCCTTCCTATTTTTTTATACCACACAGACTATAAAAGATGATACCATGTGCATCGATGATTACACATCATTTTCTCGTAAAATTgtggtgtttatttgttttgtatcTGGACTTGCCGTCCCTCTGATGGTCATTGTGATCTGCTACTCTATTATTATGCTGAAGTTGAGAGCCAATCGTACTATGAGATCCTCCAAACCCTTTAAGGTGATGACCGCTGTCATAATAACATTTGTGATGTGCTATCTTCCTTTGTTCATCTTTCAGCTGCTGTCAGTCTACCATGTGTTATATTCTCCTACCCTGTTGAAGACAGGGATTCAAGTAACAATCACCATAGCCTATGTCAACAGTTTCATGAACCCAATTTTATATTCATTCATGGGTCAGGACTTCAGGAATAAATGCCTGATGTCTGTTCTTTCAAGGATGGAAAATGCGTTGCAAGAGGAAGGCTGTCCATGTCAAAATCAGGCTCTTGATATCGGCTTGCGTGTCGTGCCTAACAaagccccttag
- the LOC134099120 gene encoding N-formyl peptide receptor 2-like: protein MRDALCDALCVFVLTSNIIIFILGIVGNGLVIWIIGVKTKRTVNSSWYLSLAASDFLFCTTVPFNGVYMATGHWHFGHFMCKFVSVAFPLNLYSSIFLLLVISVDRCMCVVFPVWTQNHRTLRKSSAIITLVWTVSTLLALPFLFFYTTQTIKDDTMCIDDYTSFSRKIVVFICFVSGLAVPLMVIVICYSIIMLKLRANRTMRSSKPFKVMTAVIITFVMCYLPLFIFQLLSVYHVLYSPTLLKTGIQVTITIAYVNSFMNPILYSFMGQDFRNKCLMSVLSRMENALQEEGCPCQNQALDIGLRVVPNKAP from the coding sequence ATGCGTGATGCACTGTGtgatgctctgtgtgtttttgtcctgacatcaaacatcatcatcttcattctGGGCATTGTGGGAAATGGCCTTGTCATTTGGATCATTGGCGTAAAGACAAAACGCACGGTCAACTCCTCATGGTACCTGAGCTTGGCAGCGTCTGACTTCTTGTTCTGCACGACTGTCCCTTTCAACGGTGTCTATATGGCAACTGGACACTGGCATTTTGGACATTTCATGTGTAAGTTCGTATCTGTGGCCTTCCCCCTTAACCTGTACAGCAGCATTTTCCTCCTGCTTGTCATCAGTGTGGACCGCTGCATGTGTGTCGTATTTCCTGTGTGGACTCAGAACCACCGGACTCTGAGGAAGTCTTCTGCCATCATCACCCTGGTCTGGACTGTCTCTACACTGCTAGCTCTACCCTTCCTATTTTTTTATACCACACAGACTATAAAAGATGATACCATGTGCATCGATGATTACACATCATTTTCTCGTAAAATTgtggtgtttatttgttttgtatcTGGACTTGCCGTCCCTCTGATGGTCATTGTGATCTGCTACTCTATTATTATGCTGAAGCTGAGAGCCAATCGTACTATGAGATCCTCCAAACCCTTTAAGGTGATGACCGCTGTCATAATAACATTTGTGATGTGCTATCTTCCTTTGTTCATCTTTCAGCTGCTGTCAGTCTACCATGTGTTATATTCTCCTACCCTGTTGAAGACAGGGATTCAAGTAACAATCACCATAGCCTATGTCAACAGTTTCATGAACCCAATTTTATATTCATTCATGGGTCAGGACTTCAGGAATAAATGCCTGATGTCTGTTCTTTCAAGGATGGAAAATGCGTTGCAAGAGGAAGGCTGTCCATGTCAAAATCAGGCTCTTGATATCGGCTTGCGTGTCGTGCCTAACAaagccccttag